The proteins below come from a single Columba livia isolate bColLiv1 breed racing homer chromosome 28, bColLiv1.pat.W.v2, whole genome shotgun sequence genomic window:
- the MEX3A gene encoding RNA-binding protein MEX3A: MPSLVVPGIMERNGGFGDLGCFGGSGKDRALLEDDRALQLALDQLCLLGLGEPSSSSSSSAVVLVEDSNNNNNNPPPPPQQPPPPPPPPQQQPPPPPPPPPPAPKGSSAPSAGAAEPKLCALYKEAELRLKSSSNTTECVPVPSSEHVAEIVGRQGCKIKALRAKTNTYIKTPVRGEEPVFMVTGRREDVAMARREIISAAEHFSMIRASRNKAGTTFGSAPTLPGQVTIRVRVPYRVVGLVVGPKGATIKRIQQQTNTYIITPSRDRDPVFEITGAPGNVERAREEIETHIAVRTGKILEYNNENDFLSSSPDSGMENRYSEAWRVHTPAPGCKPLSTFRQNSLGCIGDCSVDPVYETPRLNDQNDFNYGYLFPNYGVNKQDLYYGVPESGAPMWAGQENTNPVSVLFSKQQRSSSTGAIHPNSHRSPSSSIQEPNLSALPRRSQGEPLQGFSKLGTSSAARTSVSSSRECMVCFESEVTAALVPCGHNLFCMECAVRICERTDPECPVCHAAATQAIRIFS; this comes from the exons ATGCCTAGCCTGGTAGTACCAGGGATAATGGAAAGGAACGGGGGTTTCGGCGATTTAGGCTGTTTCGGTGGGAGCGGCAAAGACAGAGCGCTGCTGGAGGATGACCGGGCGCTGCAGCTCGCCCTGgaccagctctgcctgctgggGCTAGGcgagccttcctcctcctcctcctcctccgccgtGGTGCTGGTGGAggacagcaacaacaacaacaataacccgccgccgccgccgcagcagcccccgccgccgccgccgccgccgcagcagcagccgccgccaccgccgccgcctcctccacCGGCCCCGAAGGGCTCGTCGGCGCCCAGCGCCGGGGCGGCGGAGCCCAAGTTGTGCGCGCTGTACAAGGAGGCCGAGCTGCGGCTCAAGAGCAGCTCCAACACCACCGAGTGCGTTCCGGTGCCCAGCTCCGAGCACGTGGCCGAGATCGTGGGCCGGCAAG GCTGCAAGATCAAAGCCCTGCGGGCAAAGACCAACACCTACATCAAGACACCCGTGCGGGGTGAGGAGCCGGTCTTCATGGTGACGGGGCGGCGGGAGGACGTGGCCATGGCCCGGCGGGAGATCATCTCCGCCGCCGAGCACTTCTCCATGATCAGGGCGTCCCGCAACAAGGCCGGCACCACGTTCGGCAGCGCTCCCACCTTGCCGGGGCAAGTCACCATCCGGGTGCGTGTGCCCTACCGCGTGGTGGGCTTGGTGGTGGGCCCCAAGGGAGCCACCATCAAGCGCATCCAGCAGCAGACCAACACTTACATCATCACACCCAGCCGGGACCGGGACCCCGTCTTTGAAATCACCGGCGCGCCGGGCAACGTCGAGCGCGCCCGGGAGGAGATCGAGACCCACATCGCGGTGAGGACGGGCAAGATCCTGGAGTACAACAACGAGAACGACTTCCTCTCCAGCAGCCCCGACTCCGGCATGGAGAACCGCTACTCGGAGGCCTGGCGGGTCCACACGCCAGCGCCGGGCTGCAAGCCGCTCTCCACCTTTCGGCAGAACAGCCTGGGCTGCATCGGCGACTGTTCCGTGGACCCCGTCTATGAGACCCCGCGGCTGAACGACCAAAACGACTTCAATTACGGTTACCTCTTCCCCAACTACGGTGTGAACAAGCAAGATCTGTATTACGGCGTGCCGGAGTCGGGAGCCCCGATGTGGGCTGGGCAGGAGAACACCAACCCTGTCTCGGTGCTCTTCTCGAAGCAGCAACGCTCCAGCAGCACCGGCGCCATCCACCCCAACTCGCATCGCTCCCCGTCTTCCTCCATCCAGGAGCCCAATCTCTCCGCTCTCCCCAGGCGGTCCCAGGGGGAACCGCTCCAGGGCTTTTCCAAGCTGGGGACATCGAGCGCTGCCCGGACGTCTGTCTCCAGCAGCCGGGAGTGCATGGTGTGTTTCGAAAGCGAAGTCACGGCGGCTCTGGTGCCGTGCGGCCACAACCTGTTTTGCATGGAGTGTGCTGTGAGGATCTGCGAGAGGACTGATCCCGAGTGCCCCGTTTGCCACGCTGCAGCCACTCAGGCCATTAGAATATTTTCCTAA